In one Janibacter cremeus genomic region, the following are encoded:
- a CDS encoding SIR2 family NAD-dependent protein deacylase, whose amino-acid sequence MTTPETTADALPEEVVAAVRGARRVLVLSGAGMSAESGVPTFRDAQTGLWEEFDPAQLATAEAWQEDPPFVWGWYAWRMHLVRGVDPNAGHRALAELGRLREVAISTQNVDDLHERAGSDVAAHVHGSLFALRCADCGAPYEQEVDLPTEPQERLTPPECPACGGHVRPGVVWFGEMLPEADVAATESAIDALEPGDVALVVGTSGIVFPAAGYPAMARAEGATVIEVNPLETDISDMCHHVVRGTAAEVLPALVAAVRDADR is encoded by the coding sequence ATGACGACGCCGGAGACGACCGCAGACGCCCTGCCCGAGGAGGTGGTCGCCGCCGTGCGCGGCGCCCGCCGCGTGCTCGTGCTCTCGGGCGCCGGGATGAGCGCCGAGTCGGGGGTGCCGACCTTCCGCGACGCCCAGACCGGGCTGTGGGAGGAGTTCGACCCCGCGCAGCTGGCGACCGCCGAGGCATGGCAGGAGGATCCCCCCTTCGTCTGGGGCTGGTACGCGTGGCGGATGCACCTGGTGCGCGGGGTCGACCCCAATGCCGGCCACCGGGCCCTCGCCGAGCTCGGGCGGCTGCGGGAGGTGGCGATCTCGACGCAGAACGTCGACGACCTGCACGAGCGGGCCGGCTCGGACGTCGCCGCGCACGTCCACGGGTCCCTCTTCGCCCTGCGGTGCGCGGACTGCGGCGCCCCGTACGAGCAGGAGGTCGACCTCCCGACCGAGCCGCAGGAGCGCCTCACGCCACCGGAGTGCCCCGCCTGCGGCGGCCACGTGCGCCCCGGCGTCGTGTGGTTCGGCGAGATGCTCCCCGAGGCGGACGTCGCGGCGACCGAGTCCGCGATCGACGCGCTGGAGCCCGGTGACGTCGCCCTGGTCGTCGGCACGTCCGGGATCGTCTTCCCGGCGGCCGGCTACCCGGCGATGGCCCGCGCCGAGGGAGCCACGGTCATCGAGGTCAACCCGCTCGAGACCGACATCTCCGACATGTGCCACCACGTCGTGCGCGGGACCGCGGCCGAGGTGCTGCCCGCACTCGTCGCCGCCGTCCGCGACGCGGACCGGTGA
- a CDS encoding M23 family metallopeptidase, whose protein sequence is MNPVVLDLPFRGRWRAEMSPVRRVPSHGTEAYGSSHAIDFVAVDERGRSAPSSWRSVLATEPPEGFLGFGTEVLAPVAGTVVATHDGEPDHEGRRSPFALVPYALTQASRARAGHHALAGNHVVIEIAGGRVVLLAHLRCGSLRVQPGRQVATGDVVGECGNSGNSTEPHVHLQVSDRSDWDRAKGVPLAFRLADGVRVPREREVVRG, encoded by the coding sequence GTGAACCCCGTCGTCCTCGATCTGCCCTTCCGTGGGCGCTGGCGCGCGGAGATGAGCCCCGTGCGGCGGGTGCCGAGCCACGGCACCGAGGCCTACGGGTCGAGTCACGCGATCGACTTCGTCGCGGTCGACGAGCGCGGCCGCAGCGCCCCGTCGTCGTGGCGCAGCGTGCTGGCCACCGAGCCGCCCGAGGGCTTCCTCGGTTTCGGCACCGAGGTCCTCGCACCCGTGGCCGGCACCGTGGTCGCCACCCACGACGGCGAGCCGGACCACGAGGGGCGACGCTCGCCCTTCGCCCTCGTGCCGTACGCGCTGACCCAGGCCTCCCGGGCGCGGGCCGGCCACCACGCCCTCGCCGGGAACCACGTCGTCATCGAGATCGCCGGCGGCCGGGTCGTCCTCCTGGCCCACCTGCGATGCGGCTCCCTGCGGGTGCAGCCGGGCCGGCAGGTGGCCACCGGGGACGTCGTGGGGGAGTGCGGCAACTCCGGCAACTCCACCGAGCCGCACGTGCACCTCCAGGTCAGCGACCGCAGCGACTGGGACCGTGCGAAGGGGGTGCCGCTCGCCTTCCGCCTGGCCGACGGCGTGCGGGTACCGCGGGAGCGCGAGGTCGTGCGGGGGTGA
- a CDS encoding EamA family transporter, whose translation MPIRHRLLAATVAVIWGANFLAIHASLEVFPPLLCAALRFALLAIPTIVLVPRPQVPTRWLLGYGAGFGVLQFAFLYLAMDSGMPTGLASLVLQSSAPFTVVLGAALLGEHLTLRAGSGVLVAAAGMAVVGSQRMDGAAGILPFVLTLLAGLGWAFGNLSSRLAAAPRPLHLTMWMTVVPPVPLLALSLATEGPARIGEALTASLSSEALLAWGGLAYTTIVATVVGSGIWTWLMSRHPAGSVAPFSLLVPVTGIGLAWLVLAEVPQPLELLGGALVIGGVLLASSRSRRRVPVEPEPVPVPVAGTR comes from the coding sequence ATGCCCATCCGCCACCGACTGCTCGCCGCGACCGTCGCCGTCATCTGGGGTGCGAACTTCCTCGCCATCCACGCCTCCCTCGAGGTCTTCCCGCCCCTGCTGTGCGCGGCGCTGCGCTTCGCCCTCCTGGCGATCCCGACGATCGTCCTCGTGCCGCGTCCGCAGGTCCCGACCCGGTGGCTCCTCGGGTACGGGGCGGGGTTCGGCGTCCTGCAGTTCGCCTTCCTCTACCTCGCGATGGACAGCGGCATGCCGACGGGCCTCGCCTCCCTCGTCCTGCAGAGCTCGGCGCCCTTCACCGTCGTGCTCGGCGCCGCCCTCCTGGGTGAGCACCTGACCCTGCGCGCGGGCTCCGGTGTGCTCGTCGCCGCAGCCGGCATGGCGGTGGTCGGCAGCCAGCGCATGGACGGCGCGGCGGGGATCCTCCCCTTCGTCCTGACCCTGCTGGCGGGTCTGGGGTGGGCCTTCGGCAACCTCTCCTCACGCCTGGCCGCGGCCCCGCGACCGCTGCACCTGACGATGTGGATGACCGTGGTCCCGCCCGTCCCGCTCCTCGCGCTGTCCCTGGCCACCGAGGGGCCGGCCCGCATCGGCGAGGCCCTCACCGCCTCGCTCTCGAGCGAGGCCCTACTGGCGTGGGGCGGTCTGGCCTACACGACGATCGTGGCGACCGTCGTCGGATCCGGGATCTGGACCTGGCTGATGTCCCGGCACCCGGCCGGGTCGGTGGCGCCCTTCTCGCTGCTCGTCCCGGTCACCGGCATAGGGCTGGCCTGGCTGGTCCTCGCGGAGGTCCCGCAACCGCTCGAGCTGCTCGGTGGTGCGCTCGTCATCGGCGGCGTGCTGCTGGCCTCCAGCCGGTCCCGGCGCCGTGTCCCGGTCGAGCCGGAGCCGGTCCCCGTGCCCGTGGCCGGCACGCGCTAG
- a CDS encoding LysR family transcriptional regulator — protein MDIRHLELLRDLRERGSLSAVAAATHRTPSALSQQLRTAQRAAGTALVEQDGRRLRLTEAGELLADGADDVTAAIARVQARLEEHRGRPVGRVRVAGLPSALTFLLPGTLAALAGSGVTLDVTDRDLAEPDYAAAAADTDIVVAHSLVSDVPAGSAGLHRTVLAREPLDVALPVGHPLAAGVGLRARDVAAEPWIGVPEHYPFDTVLERISAACDVAISPRLRMRDNQLIAALVAAGEGIALLPRYTTDEGGGLALRPLLDVPSARWVVALSRRDRAERAAVRLVARTLAEVGSAVAV, from the coding sequence ATGGATATCCGGCACCTGGAGCTGCTGAGGGACCTGCGTGAGCGGGGGAGCCTGTCGGCCGTCGCCGCGGCCACCCACCGCACTCCCTCGGCCCTGTCCCAGCAGCTGCGCACCGCCCAGCGGGCGGCCGGGACCGCGCTCGTCGAGCAGGACGGACGCCGGCTCCGGCTCACCGAGGCCGGAGAGCTGCTCGCCGACGGAGCGGACGACGTGACGGCGGCGATCGCGCGCGTGCAGGCCCGTCTGGAGGAGCACCGCGGCCGCCCCGTCGGCCGGGTGCGCGTCGCCGGGCTGCCGAGTGCCCTGACCTTCCTGCTGCCGGGGACCCTCGCGGCGCTCGCCGGTTCCGGGGTCACCCTCGACGTCACGGACCGGGACCTCGCCGAGCCGGACTACGCGGCCGCCGCGGCGGACACCGACATCGTCGTCGCCCACTCCCTCGTCAGCGACGTGCCGGCCGGCTCGGCGGGGCTGCACCGCACGGTCCTTGCCCGCGAGCCGCTCGACGTCGCCCTCCCCGTCGGCCACCCGCTCGCGGCCGGGGTGGGGCTGCGCGCCCGGGACGTCGCCGCCGAGCCGTGGATCGGCGTGCCCGAGCACTACCCCTTCGACACCGTGCTCGAGCGGATCTCCGCGGCCTGCGACGTGGCGATCAGCCCGCGCCTGCGCATGCGCGACAACCAGCTCATCGCCGCACTGGTGGCGGCGGGGGAGGGCATCGCCCTGCTGCCGCGGTACACCACGGACGAAGGGGGCGGACTCGCCCTTCGTCCCCTCCTCGACGTGCCCTCCGCCCGCTGGGTGGTCGCCCTCTCCCGGCGGGACCGGGCGGAGCGGGCGGCCGTGCGACTCGTCGCCCGCACGCTCGCCGAGGTCGGCTCCGCGGTCGCCGTCTGA
- a CDS encoding proline--tRNA ligase, translating to MVTRMSSLFLRTLREDPADAELPGHKLLVRAGYVRRAAPGIYTWLPLGLRVLRKVEAIVREEMEAIGGQELAFPALLPKEPYEATNRWTEYGDNLFRIVDRKDAQMLLGPTHEEMFCLAVKDMYTSYKDLPLTIFQMQNKYRDEARPRAGVLRGREFIMKDSYSFDIDQAGLQKAYDAHRDAYIKIFDRFGFEYVIVQADSGAMGGSASEEFLAVSPNGEDTFVRDASGYAANVEAVEIPVAAPVEVTAGPAHVEDTPDTPTIETLVAALQADHPRADGRPWTAADTLKNVLVMLVHPADEEHPQGRREPLAIGVPGDRDVDAKRLEAQVAPAQVEGFEETDFASHPTLVKGYIGPGVLGTERASGIRYLLDPSIAEGSAWVTGADEHGKHVLDLVLGRDFTADGRIQAAEIREGDPSPSGTGTLTLARGVEMGHIFQLGTKYAEALGLKVLDENGKLVTVTMGSYGVGVTRAVGVIAEGNHDEVGLVWPRQVAPFDVHIVAAGKGEEIFAGAADLAARLEAEGVEVLYDDRAGKVSPGVKFKDAELIGVPTILVVGKGLAEGNVEIKDRRTGERREVPVDQAVEAVLAEVRSTG from the coding sequence GTGGTCACCCGCATGTCCTCCCTCTTCCTCCGCACCCTCCGGGAGGATCCGGCGGACGCGGAGCTGCCGGGGCACAAGCTGCTGGTGCGCGCCGGGTACGTGCGCCGCGCCGCGCCCGGCATCTACACCTGGCTGCCGCTGGGGCTGCGGGTCCTGCGCAAGGTCGAGGCGATCGTGCGCGAGGAGATGGAGGCGATCGGCGGCCAGGAGCTGGCCTTCCCCGCCCTGCTGCCCAAGGAGCCCTACGAGGCGACCAACCGGTGGACCGAGTACGGCGACAACCTCTTCCGCATCGTCGACCGCAAGGACGCGCAGATGCTCCTCGGGCCCACCCACGAGGAGATGTTCTGCCTCGCGGTCAAGGACATGTACACCTCGTACAAGGACCTGCCGCTGACGATCTTCCAGATGCAGAACAAGTACCGCGACGAGGCCCGGCCGCGCGCCGGCGTGCTGCGCGGCCGCGAGTTCATCATGAAGGACTCCTACTCCTTCGACATCGACCAGGCGGGCCTGCAGAAGGCGTACGACGCGCACCGCGACGCCTACATCAAGATCTTCGACCGCTTCGGCTTCGAGTACGTCATCGTCCAGGCCGACTCGGGGGCGATGGGCGGCAGCGCGAGCGAGGAGTTCCTCGCGGTCAGCCCCAACGGCGAGGACACCTTCGTCCGCGACGCCTCCGGCTACGCGGCCAACGTCGAGGCCGTCGAGATCCCGGTCGCCGCTCCGGTCGAGGTCACGGCCGGCCCGGCGCACGTGGAGGACACCCCTGACACCCCGACCATCGAGACGCTCGTCGCGGCCCTGCAGGCCGACCACCCCCGCGCCGACGGCCGCCCGTGGACCGCTGCGGACACGCTGAAGAACGTCCTCGTGATGCTCGTGCACCCCGCCGACGAGGAGCACCCGCAGGGACGCCGTGAGCCGCTGGCCATCGGTGTCCCCGGTGACCGTGACGTGGACGCCAAGCGGCTCGAGGCGCAGGTCGCCCCGGCACAGGTCGAGGGCTTCGAGGAGACGGACTTCGCCTCCCACCCGACGCTCGTCAAGGGCTACATCGGGCCGGGGGTGCTCGGGACCGAGCGCGCGTCGGGGATTCGCTACCTCCTGGACCCCTCCATCGCCGAGGGCAGCGCCTGGGTCACCGGCGCCGACGAGCACGGCAAGCACGTCCTCGACCTCGTGCTCGGACGCGACTTCACCGCCGACGGGCGCATCCAGGCCGCCGAGATCCGCGAGGGCGACCCCAGCCCGAGCGGCACCGGCACCCTCACCCTCGCCCGCGGCGTCGAGATGGGCCACATCTTCCAGCTCGGCACCAAGTACGCCGAGGCGCTGGGTCTGAAGGTCCTCGACGAGAACGGCAAGCTCGTCACCGTCACCATGGGCTCCTACGGGGTCGGCGTCACCCGCGCCGTCGGCGTCATCGCCGAGGGCAACCACGACGAGGTCGGCCTCGTCTGGCCGCGCCAGGTCGCCCCCTTCGACGTGCACATCGTCGCCGCCGGCAAGGGCGAGGAGATCTTCGCCGGTGCCGCCGACCTTGCTGCGCGGCTGGAGGCGGAGGGCGTCGAGGTCCTCTACGACGACCGCGCCGGCAAGGTCAGCCCGGGTGTGAAGTTCAAGGACGCCGAGCTCATCGGCGTCCCCACGATCCTCGTCGTCGGCAAGGGCCTGGCCGAGGGCAACGTCGAGATCAAGGACCGCCGCACCGGCGAGCGGCGTGAGGTCCCGGTCGACCAGGCCGTCGAGGCCGTCCTCGCCGAGGTCAGGAGCACGGGATGA
- a CDS encoding HAD family hydrolase — protein MSIDEVRHPLAVHERPAAGPVHAVIFDWGGTLAPWHTIDLGQQWRVFAREVHGIPIDSDEVPQEDLDRAQELGERLHAVEQAAWQRVQEDHRSARLDDILAEAGVDPREDRHHVALAAYRRFWEPHTRTDPQVRPLLEGLRARGLKIGVLSNTIWSGEFHREIFARDGVLDLIDGDVYSSELHVMKPHAEAFEAACAALGVEPVNSVFVGDRLFEDVLGSQEVGMRAIWVPHKDIPTDQQVTVEDVTPDGVAESLVDVLDVLDPWLAEGA, from the coding sequence ATGAGCATCGACGAGGTACGCCACCCGCTGGCCGTCCACGAGCGGCCGGCTGCGGGACCGGTGCACGCGGTGATCTTCGACTGGGGCGGCACCCTCGCCCCCTGGCACACCATCGACCTGGGCCAGCAGTGGCGCGTCTTCGCCCGCGAGGTCCACGGCATCCCCATCGACTCCGACGAGGTGCCCCAGGAGGACCTCGACCGGGCCCAGGAGCTCGGCGAGCGGCTGCACGCCGTGGAGCAGGCGGCCTGGCAGCGGGTGCAGGAGGACCACCGCAGCGCCCGCCTCGACGACATCCTCGCCGAGGCCGGCGTCGATCCCCGTGAGGACCGCCACCACGTCGCGCTCGCGGCCTACCGGCGCTTCTGGGAGCCGCACACCCGCACCGACCCGCAGGTGCGACCGCTCCTCGAGGGACTGCGCGCCCGCGGCCTCAAGATCGGCGTGCTGTCCAACACCATCTGGAGCGGCGAGTTCCACCGGGAGATCTTCGCCCGCGACGGGGTGCTCGACCTCATCGACGGCGACGTCTACTCCTCGGAGCTGCACGTGATGAAGCCGCACGCGGAGGCGTTCGAGGCGGCCTGCGCGGCCCTCGGGGTCGAGCCGGTCAACTCGGTCTTCGTCGGCGACCGGCTCTTCGAGGACGTCCTCGGCTCGCAGGAGGTGGGCATGCGGGCGATCTGGGTGCCGCACAAGGACATCCCGACCGACCAGCAGGTCACCGTCGAGGACGTGACCCCGGACGGCGTGGCCGAGTCCCTCGTCGACGTGCTGGACGTCCTCGACCCGTGGCTCGCCGAGGGCGCCTGA
- a CDS encoding M50 family metallopeptidase encodes MDLLTEIVDRALPAARTPRLAAPGLATVLAVAAVAALWWPAWRVLRLVVTLVHELGHAVVGVAVGRRLRGFVLRADMSGHAVTVGRPTGPGVIATTWAGYPAPAVIGALLVWVAAKGWTAPVLTALLAGLVVALLFVRSALTGVVVLAALAGTGALWWWRDDVLQQHVLVGVGVVLLVGAWRHLATVLGRADATSDVGVLARLTWLPAAVWQASLVLALGLATWLVVAEVLAVLGGG; translated from the coding sequence GTGGACCTGCTCACCGAGATCGTCGACCGCGCGCTGCCCGCGGCCCGCACCCCGCGGCTCGCCGCACCCGGTCTGGCCACGGTGCTCGCCGTCGCCGCCGTCGCCGCGCTCTGGTGGCCGGCGTGGCGCGTGCTCCGTCTCGTCGTCACGCTCGTGCACGAGCTCGGGCACGCGGTGGTGGGCGTCGCGGTCGGTCGCCGGCTGCGCGGTTTCGTGCTGCGCGCCGACATGTCCGGTCACGCGGTGACCGTCGGCCGTCCCACGGGCCCGGGCGTCATCGCGACGACGTGGGCCGGTTACCCGGCGCCGGCGGTCATCGGGGCGCTGCTCGTGTGGGTCGCGGCGAAGGGGTGGACCGCCCCGGTCCTGACGGCACTGCTGGCGGGGCTGGTGGTCGCGCTGCTCTTCGTCCGCTCGGCACTCACCGGTGTCGTCGTCCTCGCCGCTCTCGCGGGGACCGGCGCGCTGTGGTGGTGGCGCGACGACGTGCTCCAGCAGCACGTGCTGGTCGGGGTCGGCGTGGTGCTCCTCGTCGGGGCCTGGCGCCACCTCGCGACGGTGCTCGGCCGGGCCGACGCGACGAGTGACGTCGGTGTCCTCGCCCGGCTCACGTGGCTCCCCGCAGCGGTGTGGCAGGCCAGTCTCGTCCTCGCGCTGGGGCTGGCGACCTGGCTGGTCGTCGCCGAGGTGCTCGCGGTGCTCGGCGGCGGGTGA
- a CDS encoding cobalt-precorrin-6A reductase: protein MTHVLVLGGTAEARDLAARLEAKGVPLTSSLAGRVSSPRLPVGPVRIGGFGGVAGLVDWIAEHEVGAVVDATHPFAGTMGSHAAQACSQADVPLLRLARPGWRDHPDAGDWTWVDGHDAAREAADALGGTPFVTTGRQTLHHHVTAWADREVLVRLVEPPEEPLPPTWTVLRSRGPFEVTGEAALMRGHGVGVLLTKDSGGSFTAAKLAAARTLGIPVVVVARPPRTDGVAQVGDAAAAADWVLTRS from the coding sequence ATGACGCACGTGCTGGTCCTCGGTGGCACCGCCGAGGCCCGTGACCTCGCCGCCCGCCTCGAGGCGAAGGGGGTCCCCCTCACCTCCTCGCTCGCGGGCCGGGTCTCCTCGCCGCGGTTGCCGGTCGGGCCGGTGCGCATCGGCGGCTTCGGGGGCGTGGCGGGGCTCGTCGACTGGATCGCCGAGCACGAGGTGGGTGCGGTCGTCGACGCGACGCACCCCTTCGCCGGGACGATGGGTTCCCATGCGGCACAGGCCTGCTCGCAGGCCGATGTCCCGCTCCTGCGACTCGCCCGCCCCGGGTGGAGGGACCATCCCGACGCCGGTGACTGGACCTGGGTGGACGGTCACGACGCCGCCCGTGAGGCGGCCGACGCCCTGGGCGGGACCCCCTTCGTCACGACGGGTCGGCAGACCCTGCACCACCACGTCACGGCATGGGCCGACCGGGAGGTCCTCGTGCGGCTCGTCGAGCCGCCGGAGGAGCCGCTGCCGCCGACGTGGACGGTGCTGCGCTCGCGCGGTCCCTTCGAGGTCACGGGCGAGGCGGCGCTGATGCGTGGGCACGGGGTGGGGGTGCTGCTGACGAAGGACTCGGGTGGCAGCTTCACGGCGGCGAAGCTCGCGGCCGCCCGAACCCTCGGGATCCCCGTGGTCGTCGTCGCCCGGCCCCCGCGCACCGACGGTGTCGCGCAGGTCGGCGACGCCGCCGCTGCCGCGGACTGGGTGCTCACCCGCTCCTGA
- the cbiB gene encoding adenosylcobinamide-phosphate synthase CbiB: MTLPAAPPVAVGLVAGWVADQLLGDPRRGHPVALLGSWADWVEARTHADSRAAGIATEAIVLAPVLALGVAAGRLPAPARGGATAALVWAALGGTSLGREGTAVHDLLVDGDLPGARARLRHLVGRVTDDLTADEVARAAVESVAENSSDAVVGTLVWGALLGPLGVVLHRAANTLDAMHGHRTQRYARFGWAAARLDDALGWLPARVTVLATAAAVPLRAGAVVGTAFRDGKDHPSPNAGPVEAGFAAALGIRLGGRTVYASGVEERPALGHGRPVTVADLPRAVRLARRVGAITLAAVVAVAVPGIRLRSG, encoded by the coding sequence GTGACGCTGCCCGCGGCCCCGCCCGTCGCGGTGGGCCTCGTCGCGGGGTGGGTCGCCGACCAGCTCCTCGGTGACCCGCGCCGGGGCCATCCCGTGGCGCTCCTCGGCTCCTGGGCCGACTGGGTGGAGGCCCGCACCCACGCGGACTCGCGCGCGGCGGGGATCGCGACCGAGGCGATCGTGCTGGCGCCGGTGCTCGCCCTCGGGGTCGCCGCCGGCCGGCTCCCCGCACCGGCGCGGGGCGGCGCCACCGCGGCCCTGGTCTGGGCCGCCCTCGGTGGCACGAGCCTGGGGCGGGAGGGCACGGCCGTGCACGACCTGCTCGTCGACGGGGACCTGCCGGGGGCCCGGGCGCGGCTGCGCCACCTCGTCGGGCGGGTCACCGACGACCTCACCGCGGACGAGGTCGCGCGGGCGGCCGTCGAGTCGGTCGCGGAGAACTCCTCGGACGCCGTCGTGGGCACGCTCGTGTGGGGCGCGCTCCTGGGGCCGCTCGGGGTGGTGCTGCACCGCGCCGCCAACACCCTCGACGCGATGCACGGCCACCGCACGCAGCGGTACGCGCGCTTCGGCTGGGCCGCCGCGCGCCTCGACGACGCCCTGGGCTGGCTGCCGGCCAGGGTGACCGTGCTCGCGACGGCCGCGGCGGTCCCCCTTCGCGCGGGAGCGGTGGTCGGCACGGCCTTCCGGGACGGGAAGGACCACCCCAGCCCGAACGCCGGCCCGGTCGAGGCGGGATTCGCGGCGGCCCTGGGTATCCGCCTCGGTGGCCGCACGGTCTACGCGAGCGGGGTCGAGGAGCGCCCGGCGCTCGGCCACGGGCGGCCGGTCACGGTGGCGGACCTCCCCCGCGCGGTGCGGCTGGCCCGGCGCGTGGGTGCCATCACCCTCGCAGCGGTCGTCGCCGTGGCCGTTCCGGGCATCCGGCTCAGGAGCGGGTGA
- a CDS encoding bifunctional adenosylcobinamide kinase/adenosylcobinamide-phosphate guanylyltransferase encodes MRVLVTGGVRSGKSRHAESLLLPPHLPLHAPVTYLATGPRSDDADWTARVARHRERRPASWSTLETTDAAAALTDATGPVLLDCLGTWLTAQLDELDAWEAPESRWGPRLDERIATLDSAWHASRHVVAVTNEVGWGVVPEHRSGRVFADRLGLLNQRLAASADRVLLVVAGQVLTVKEADGSVEGGA; translated from the coding sequence ATGCGCGTCCTCGTCACCGGCGGTGTCCGCTCCGGCAAGTCCCGGCACGCGGAGTCGCTGCTGCTGCCCCCGCACCTGCCGCTCCACGCCCCGGTCACCTACCTCGCGACCGGCCCCCGCAGCGACGACGCCGACTGGACCGCACGCGTCGCCCGCCACCGGGAGCGGCGTCCCGCGTCGTGGTCGACGCTCGAGACGACCGACGCCGCCGCGGCCCTCACCGACGCCACGGGCCCGGTGCTCCTCGACTGCCTCGGCACGTGGTTGACCGCACAGCTCGACGAGCTCGATGCGTGGGAGGCTCCCGAGTCACGGTGGGGACCGCGGCTCGACGAGCGCATCGCCACGCTCGACTCCGCCTGGCACGCGTCACGGCACGTCGTCGCCGTGACGAACGAGGTCGGGTGGGGTGTCGTCCCCGAGCACCGCTCCGGGCGGGTCTTCGCCGACCGCCTCGGGCTGCTCAACCAGCGCCTCGCCGCGAGCGCCGACCGTGTGCTCCTCGTCGTCGCCGGGCAGGTGCTCACGGTCAAGGAGGCGGACGGCTCCGTGGAGGGCGGGGCGTGA
- a CDS encoding adenosylcobinamide-GDP ribazoletransferase, which translates to MSTTGDGLRLALGTFTRIPSGTVTLDERTARAALLLAPVAVLPLALLAGLVAAGVEVGLPPLVAAGLVLLVLAHGSRAMHLDGLADVVDGLGAGWDRERALAVMRRGDVGPMGAAALVLVLLLQAAAITDLLAAGWRGALVVAAAVLLSRSVCARLCATDTTPADGSRMAATFVGTVPVPAAAALTLAMAGVLLLAALPQLSLLEGRDLLRGGLMVLLAVVLGLLAPTLLRDKAVAVLGGISGDVLGAAVEVTLTTTLVVLTLAW; encoded by the coding sequence GTGAGCACGACCGGTGACGGGCTGCGGCTGGCGCTGGGGACCTTCACGAGGATCCCCAGCGGCACGGTCACGCTCGACGAGCGCACGGCCCGCGCGGCGCTGCTGCTCGCGCCGGTCGCGGTGCTGCCGCTCGCACTCCTCGCCGGACTGGTGGCCGCGGGCGTCGAGGTGGGGCTGCCTCCCCTCGTCGCCGCCGGGCTCGTCCTCCTCGTCCTCGCGCACGGCTCCCGGGCCATGCACCTCGACGGGCTCGCGGACGTCGTCGACGGGCTCGGCGCCGGCTGGGACCGCGAGCGGGCCCTGGCGGTGATGCGTCGTGGTGACGTCGGCCCGATGGGCGCCGCGGCCCTCGTGCTCGTGCTCCTGCTGCAGGCGGCCGCCATCACCGACCTCCTCGCCGCCGGGTGGCGCGGTGCCCTCGTCGTGGCCGCCGCGGTGCTGCTCTCCCGGTCGGTGTGCGCGCGGCTGTGCGCGACGGACACGACGCCGGCGGACGGCTCCCGCATGGCGGCGACCTTCGTCGGCACGGTGCCCGTCCCGGCCGCAGCGGCCCTCACCCTGGCGATGGCCGGGGTCCTCCTCCTCGCGGCCCTCCCCCAGCTGTCCCTCCTCGAGGGCAGGGACCTGCTGCGCGGCGGCCTCATGGTGCTCCTCGCGGTCGTCCTCGGCCTGCTGGCCCCGACCCTCCTGCGCGACAAGGCCGTCGCCGTCCTCGGCGGGATCAGCGGTGACGTGCTCGGGGCCGCCGTCGAGGTCACCCTGACCACCACCCTCGTCGTCCTCACGCTGGCGTGGTGA
- the cobA gene encoding uroporphyrinogen-III C-methyltransferase, whose product MSTPPSDGTGRVLLVGGGPGDPGLLTLAGRDALAAADVVVTDRLAPLASIAEHAPQAEVINVGKIPRGTFTPQERINDILLEHARAGRTVVRFKGGDGYLFGRGGEEWQVCTDAGIPVEVLPGVSSAFAVPALAGIPVTHRGLSQGVAVVSGHVAPEDPRSEVNWPALATSGLTVVVLMGVATLGPIARALIDAGLDPTTPAASIADGASPDQRVVRAPLSGIARAADEGGIAPPAITVIGDVVAALAGTEERG is encoded by the coding sequence ATGAGCACTCCCCCCAGCGACGGCACCGGCCGGGTCCTCCTCGTCGGCGGCGGTCCCGGTGACCCGGGCCTGCTCACCCTCGCCGGACGTGACGCGCTCGCCGCGGCGGACGTCGTCGTCACCGACCGGCTCGCGCCCCTGGCCTCGATCGCCGAGCACGCCCCGCAGGCCGAGGTGATCAACGTCGGCAAGATCCCCCGCGGGACGTTCACCCCCCAGGAGCGCATCAACGACATCCTCCTCGAGCACGCCCGCGCCGGCCGGACCGTCGTGCGGTTCAAGGGGGGCGACGGCTACCTCTTCGGCCGCGGCGGCGAGGAGTGGCAGGTGTGCACCGACGCGGGCATCCCCGTCGAGGTGCTGCCGGGCGTCTCCTCGGCCTTCGCGGTGCCCGCACTCGCCGGGATCCCCGTCACCCACCGCGGCCTGTCCCAGGGCGTCGCCGTCGTCTCCGGGCACGTGGCCCCCGAGGACCCGCGCAGCGAGGTCAACTGGCCGGCGCTGGCCACCTCCGGCCTGACCGTCGTCGTGCTCATGGGCGTGGCCACGCTCGGTCCCATCGCCCGGGCCCTCATCGACGCCGGGCTCGACCCGACCACGCCGGCCGCGTCCATCGCCGACGGCGCCAGCCCCGACCAGCGGGTCGTGCGCGCTCCCCTGTCCGGGATCGCACGCGCCGCGGACGAAGGGGGCATCGCCCCGCCCGCGATCACCGTCATCGGGGACGTCGTGGCAGCGTTGGCCGGTACGGAGGAGCGCGGGTGA